Proteins encoded within one genomic window of Streptomyces taklimakanensis:
- a CDS encoding glycogen debranching N-terminal domain-containing protein produces MAEGWTFAGESARVDTGAVTLIEGSSFCLAEPGGDIAPGTSQGLFYRDTRILSAWRLRLDDEELDPLSTMVPEPYRAVFLGRARPRPGQTEATLLVERRRFVGAGMREDVVLRNLGNEAAACVLTLRAEADFADLFEVKEGRVRHRGRHGVEHGDGTLELSRQWRGQSRGVRIAAEGAAGAPGSLTFRVVVPPRGTWEKSVLVTPLVDGVETPTSFPLERPVEQAGPVKRNTAWLETGPRVSVGDEALGTTLRRSRRDLGALRIFDPEVPDTPVVAAGAPWFMALFGRDSILTALMALPTDPRLALGTARVLARYQGTRVDPMTEEEPGRIPHELRFGVDASLVLGGNVYYGTVDATPLFVVLLGELLRWGVDREAVRALLPHADRALEWIERYGDRDGDGFVEYRRATDRGLANQGWKDSWDGVNDADGRIAEPPIALAEVQGYVHAAYLARALLAEDAGDADGAARWRGKARELARRFDERFWLPEKGWYAMALDGAKRPVDSLASNMGHCLWSGIVAAERAPRVAEHLLSPELFSGWGVRTLATSMAAYNPMSYHNGSVWPHDSGIAAAGLMRYGFTEHARRVAEAVLDAAAAFGGRLPELLCGFDRAEYDQPVPYPASCSPQAWASATPLHLMRVLLGAEACLPHGRLRLAPALPEHFGPLRVVDLPLGDARVRVELRDGRLDVAGLPPGVELTDEPCPCTAFDG; encoded by the coding sequence ATGGCGGAGGGATGGACTTTCGCCGGAGAATCCGCGCGGGTCGACACCGGTGCGGTCACACTCATCGAGGGTTCGTCGTTCTGTCTGGCCGAGCCGGGGGGCGACATCGCCCCCGGCACGTCCCAGGGACTCTTCTACCGGGACACCCGCATCCTGTCGGCCTGGCGGTTGCGGTTGGACGACGAGGAACTCGACCCGCTCTCCACGATGGTCCCCGAGCCCTACCGCGCGGTCTTCCTCGGCCGCGCCCGCCCCCGGCCGGGACAGACGGAGGCCACCCTCCTGGTCGAGCGCCGCAGGTTCGTGGGCGCCGGGATGCGCGAGGACGTGGTGCTGCGCAACCTCGGCAACGAGGCCGCCGCCTGCGTGCTCACCCTCCGCGCCGAGGCGGACTTCGCCGACCTGTTCGAGGTGAAGGAGGGGCGGGTCCGCCACCGCGGCCGGCACGGGGTGGAACACGGTGACGGCACGCTGGAACTGTCGCGCCAGTGGCGCGGGCAGAGCCGCGGCGTCCGGATCGCGGCCGAGGGCGCGGCCGGGGCGCCGGGGTCGCTCACCTTCCGGGTCGTGGTGCCGCCGCGCGGCACCTGGGAGAAGTCCGTTCTGGTGACCCCGCTGGTGGACGGGGTCGAGACGCCGACGTCCTTCCCGCTGGAGCGGCCGGTGGAGCAGGCCGGCCCGGTGAAGCGCAACACCGCGTGGCTGGAGACCGGGCCCCGGGTCTCGGTCGGCGACGAGGCGTTGGGCACCACGTTGCGCCGCAGCCGCCGCGACCTGGGCGCGCTGCGCATCTTCGATCCGGAGGTGCCCGACACCCCGGTGGTGGCGGCCGGAGCGCCGTGGTTCATGGCCCTGTTCGGACGGGACTCGATCCTCACCGCCCTGATGGCGCTGCCCACCGACCCGCGGCTGGCCCTGGGCACCGCCCGGGTCCTCGCCCGCTACCAGGGCACCCGGGTCGATCCGATGACCGAGGAGGAGCCCGGCAGGATCCCGCACGAACTGCGCTTCGGCGTGGACGCCTCACTGGTGCTGGGCGGCAACGTCTACTACGGCACCGTCGACGCCACCCCGCTGTTCGTCGTCCTGCTGGGCGAGTTGCTGCGCTGGGGCGTCGACCGGGAGGCGGTACGGGCGCTGCTGCCGCACGCCGACCGGGCTCTGGAGTGGATCGAACGGTACGGGGACCGGGACGGTGACGGCTTCGTGGAGTACCGGCGCGCCACCGACCGGGGCCTGGCCAACCAGGGGTGGAAGGACTCCTGGGACGGCGTCAACGACGCCGACGGCCGCATCGCCGAGCCGCCGATCGCCCTGGCCGAGGTGCAGGGCTACGTCCACGCCGCCTACCTGGCCCGCGCCCTCCTCGCCGAGGACGCCGGGGACGCGGACGGCGCCGCGCGCTGGCGGGGCAAGGCCCGCGAACTCGCGCGCCGGTTCGACGAACGGTTCTGGCTGCCGGAGAAGGGCTGGTACGCGATGGCGCTGGACGGCGCCAAGCGCCCCGTCGACTCCCTGGCCTCGAACATGGGCCACTGCCTGTGGAGCGGCATCGTGGCCGCCGAGCGGGCACCGCGGGTCGCCGAGCACCTGCTCTCGCCCGAACTGTTCAGCGGCTGGGGGGTGCGGACGCTGGCCACCTCCATGGCCGCCTACAACCCGATGAGCTACCACAACGGCTCGGTGTGGCCGCACGACAGCGGCATCGCGGCGGCCGGGTTGATGCGCTACGGCTTCACCGAGCACGCCCGGCGCGTGGCCGAGGCCGTGCTCGACGCCGCGGCGGCCTTCGGCGGACGGCTGCCGGAGCTGCTGTGCGGCTTCGACCGCGCCGAGTACGACCAGCCGGTGCCGTATCCCGCCTCCTGCTCACCGCAGGCGTGGGCCTCGGCCACCCCGCTGCACCTGATGCGCGTCCTGCTGGGCGCCGAGGCGTGCCTGCCCCACGGGCGGCTGCGCCTGGCGCCGGCCCTGCCCGAGCACTTCGGTCCGCTGCGCGTGGTGGACCTGCCGCTGGGCGACGCGCGCGTACGGGTCGAGCTGCGCGACGGGCGGCTGGACGTGGCCGGCCTGCCGCCCGGTGTGGAGCTGACGGACGAGCCGTGCCCGTGCACGGCGTTCGACGGTTGA
- a CDS encoding SSI family serine proteinase inhibitor, whose amino-acid sequence MPPRSRTAAVAAVAALLTIVPASAARAVPENPEPARGELFLTVSDAKGTWTRGVLLICPDQGDGPHPRAAAACTDIERAGGELRALSGRQSNCTNEHRPVVAEAEGTWRDSRLHWRTEFPNVCVLVRRTGAVFDF is encoded by the coding sequence ATGCCCCCGCGTTCCCGCACCGCCGCCGTCGCGGCCGTCGCCGCGCTCCTCACGATCGTCCCGGCGTCCGCCGCGCGCGCCGTGCCCGAGAACCCGGAGCCCGCACGCGGCGAGCTCTTCCTGACCGTCTCCGACGCGAAGGGAACCTGGACCCGTGGTGTGCTGCTGATCTGCCCCGACCAGGGGGACGGGCCCCATCCCCGGGCGGCCGCCGCCTGCACCGACATCGAGCGGGCCGGGGGCGAGCTGCGAGCCCTCTCCGGCCGGCAGAGCAACTGCACCAACGAGCACCGGCCGGTGGTCGCCGAGGCCGAGGGCACCTGGCGGGACAGCCGGCTGCACTGGCGGACGGAGTTCCCCAACGTCTGCGTGCTCGTCCGCCGGACCGGAGCCGTGTTCGACTTCTGA